The following are encoded together in the Nocardia sp. XZ_19_385 genome:
- a CDS encoding nitrilase-related carbon-nitrogen hydrolase, which produces MPTVRAALVQTNWTGDKESMIKVHEDYARQAAAQGAKVICFQELFYGPYFCQQQDTKFYEYAESVPGPTTERFAALARELGIVIVLPVYEQEQPGVLYNTAAVLDADGSYLGKYRKHHIPQVQGFWEKFYFRPGNLGWPVFDTAVGKVGIYICYDRHFPEGWRALGLAGAEIVFNPSATSRGLSAYLWKLEQPASAVANEYYIGAINRVGVEEFGDNDFYGTSYFVDPEGKFVGEVASDTDPELVIRDLDMDLLKVVRDRWAFYRDRRPDAYGPLLEP; this is translated from the coding sequence ATGCCAACCGTTCGAGCCGCGCTCGTCCAGACGAACTGGACCGGCGACAAAGAGTCGATGATCAAAGTGCACGAGGACTACGCGCGGCAGGCGGCCGCGCAGGGAGCGAAGGTGATCTGCTTCCAGGAGTTGTTCTACGGGCCCTACTTCTGCCAGCAGCAGGACACGAAGTTCTATGAGTACGCGGAGTCGGTGCCCGGGCCGACCACGGAGCGATTCGCCGCGCTGGCCCGGGAATTGGGCATCGTGATCGTCCTGCCCGTGTACGAGCAGGAGCAGCCGGGCGTGCTCTACAACACCGCCGCGGTGCTCGATGCCGACGGCAGCTACCTCGGCAAATACCGCAAGCACCACATCCCGCAGGTGCAGGGTTTCTGGGAGAAGTTCTACTTCCGGCCCGGCAACCTGGGCTGGCCCGTGTTCGACACCGCCGTCGGCAAAGTGGGCATCTACATCTGCTACGACCGGCACTTCCCGGAGGGCTGGCGGGCCCTGGGCCTGGCCGGTGCGGAGATCGTGTTCAACCCGTCGGCGACCTCGCGCGGGCTGTCGGCGTACCTGTGGAAGCTGGAGCAACCGGCCTCGGCGGTGGCCAACGAGTACTACATCGGGGCGATCAACCGAGTCGGTGTAGAAGAGTTCGGCGACAACGACTTCTACGGCACCAGCTACTTCGTGGATCCGGAGGGCAAGTTCGTCGGCGAGGTGGCCTCCGATACCGATCCCGAGCTCGTGATCCGGGACCTGGACATGGATCTGCTCAAGGTGGTGCGGGACCGGTGGGCGTTCTATCGCGATCGTCGGCCGGACGCCTACGGCCCGCTGCTGGAGCCGTGA
- a CDS encoding TIGR03842 family LLM class F420-dependent oxidoreductase — protein MDIGVVLQCTPPASRVVELARQAETHGFSHVWTFDSHLLWQEPYVIYSQILAATRKVVVGPMVTNPATRDWTVTASTFATLNDMFGNRTICGIGRGDSAVRALGGKPTTLATLRDSIQVIRELGNGRSTRIGDTMVRLPWASASRLEVWVAGYGPRALDLTGEVADGFILQLADPDITAWTIARVRAAAERAGRDPSSVKICVAAPAYVTDGSESGLAHAREQCRWFGGMVGNHVADIVAKYGTGGAIPAALTDYIAGRQGYDYNQHGRAGNTHADFVPDAIVDRFCLIGTPDDQVARLRELEKLGVDQFAVYLQHDAKTATLEAYGESVLPRIAHPVTATEAAH, from the coding sequence ATGGACATCGGTGTGGTGCTGCAATGCACGCCCCCAGCCTCCCGTGTGGTCGAACTGGCCAGACAGGCGGAGACGCACGGGTTCTCGCATGTGTGGACCTTCGACTCGCATCTGCTGTGGCAGGAGCCGTACGTCATCTACAGCCAGATCCTCGCCGCCACCCGCAAAGTGGTGGTCGGGCCGATGGTGACCAACCCGGCCACCCGGGACTGGACGGTGACCGCGTCCACCTTCGCGACGCTGAACGACATGTTCGGCAACCGGACCATCTGCGGGATCGGGCGCGGGGACTCGGCGGTGCGCGCACTCGGCGGGAAGCCGACAACCCTTGCGACACTGCGGGATTCCATCCAGGTGATCCGGGAGCTCGGCAACGGTCGCAGCACCCGGATCGGGGACACCATGGTGCGGCTGCCGTGGGCGTCGGCTTCGCGGCTGGAGGTGTGGGTGGCGGGCTACGGCCCCCGCGCCCTCGACCTGACCGGGGAAGTCGCCGACGGGTTCATCCTGCAACTGGCCGACCCGGACATCACCGCGTGGACCATCGCGCGGGTCCGGGCGGCCGCGGAGCGAGCGGGCCGGGACCCGTCCTCGGTGAAGATCTGCGTCGCCGCACCGGCGTATGTCACCGATGGGTCCGAATCCGGCTTGGCCCACGCCCGGGAGCAGTGCCGCTGGTTCGGCGGAATGGTCGGCAATCATGTCGCGGACATCGTCGCCAAATACGGGACCGGCGGCGCGATCCCGGCCGCACTCACCGACTACATCGCGGGTCGGCAGGGCTACGACTACAACCAGCACGGCCGGGCCGGGAACACCCACGCCGACTTCGTGCCGGATGCCATCGTGGACCGGTTCTGCCTGATCGGTACGCCCGACGATCAAGTCGCCCGCCTGCGGGAACTGGAGAAGCTGGGTGTCGACCAATTCGCCGTCTACCTCCAGCACGACGCCAAGACGGCCACTTTGGAGGCATACGGGGAGTCCGTGCTGCCGCGCATCGCGCATCCGGTGACGGCAACGGAGGCCGCGCATTGA
- a CDS encoding aspartate aminotransferase family protein has product MSADDHVFYPWSVQGGPKPPMITGASGSWFWDEHGKKYLDFSSQLVNVNIGHQHPEMVAAIVEQAQLLATISPTVGNQARSDLARLITERAPGQLNRILFTTGGAEAVEHAVRLARSFTGRTKMLAAYRSYHGGTGTAIGLTGEPRRWGAEPTNVDVTRFFAPYPYRSPWGTTSPEDETAAALSHLRQVIELEGPNHIAGLILETVVGTNGVLVPPPGYLAGVRALCDEFGIVYIADEVMVGFGRIGEWFAVQAWDVEPDIITFAKGVNSGYVPLGGVLMAERIAQRYDDTLYPGGLTYAGHPLACAAGVASIGIFERDGILDHVRTVGAEVLGKGLQELATRHPSIGEVRGLGFFWALELVRDQGTREPLIPFAATGAAAEPMLRVTAAAKEHGVWPFNAGNRFQIAPPLTTSADDLRAGLELVDQVLEVADEYVR; this is encoded by the coding sequence ATGAGCGCGGACGATCATGTCTTCTACCCCTGGAGTGTGCAGGGCGGCCCCAAGCCTCCGATGATCACGGGGGCGTCCGGGTCCTGGTTCTGGGACGAGCACGGCAAGAAATATCTGGACTTCTCCTCCCAGCTGGTGAACGTCAATATCGGCCATCAGCATCCGGAGATGGTCGCCGCGATCGTCGAGCAGGCGCAACTGCTGGCCACCATCTCACCGACGGTCGGCAATCAGGCGCGCAGCGACCTGGCGCGGCTGATCACCGAACGCGCACCGGGACAGCTGAATCGGATCCTGTTCACCACCGGCGGCGCGGAAGCCGTCGAGCACGCGGTGCGGTTGGCGCGCAGTTTCACCGGCCGCACCAAGATGCTCGCCGCCTACCGCTCCTACCACGGCGGCACGGGCACGGCGATCGGCTTGACCGGTGAACCGCGCCGCTGGGGCGCGGAACCCACCAATGTCGACGTGACGCGGTTCTTCGCGCCCTATCCGTACCGATCCCCGTGGGGCACAACCAGTCCCGAGGACGAGACGGCGGCGGCGCTGAGTCATCTGCGGCAGGTCATCGAGCTGGAGGGCCCGAACCACATCGCGGGCCTGATCCTGGAGACCGTCGTCGGCACCAACGGTGTCCTGGTCCCGCCGCCCGGCTATCTCGCCGGCGTCCGGGCGCTGTGCGACGAATTCGGCATCGTCTACATCGCCGACGAGGTGATGGTCGGCTTCGGCCGGATCGGGGAGTGGTTCGCGGTCCAGGCCTGGGACGTCGAACCCGACATCATCACCTTCGCCAAAGGCGTGAACTCCGGCTATGTTCCGCTCGGCGGCGTCCTGATGGCCGAGCGGATCGCGCAACGCTACGACGACACCCTCTACCCGGGCGGCCTCACCTATGCGGGTCATCCGCTGGCGTGCGCGGCGGGCGTGGCCTCCATCGGCATCTTCGAACGCGACGGCATTCTCGACCATGTGCGCACCGTGGGCGCGGAGGTGCTCGGAAAAGGCTTGCAGGAGTTGGCTACTCGGCATCCCAGCATCGGTGAGGTGCGCGGCCTCGGGTTCTTCTGGGCGTTGGAACTGGTCCGCGACCAGGGCACCCGGGAGCCGCTGATTCCGTTCGCCGCGACCGGAGCGGCGGCCGAACCGATGCTGCGCGTGACCGCCGCCGCCAAGGAACACGGCGTGTGGCCGTTCAACGCGGGCAATCGATTCCAGATCGCGCCGCCGTTGACCACCTCCGCCGACGACCTGCGCGCCGGACTGGAGCTCGTCGACCAGGTGCTGGAGGTGGCCGACGAATACGTGCGCTGA
- a CDS encoding aminotransferase class I/II-fold pyridoxal phosphate-dependent enzyme: protein MTIERASSTGALPDGVPPAALMSLSELAADLDDRTPAGIAAGISRRIRSGALPPGSRLPTVREVAKELRVSPATVNQAWRALAATGAIIARGRAGTFVGEPAATVASRPAGRYQRLHPPSDSAFRVDLSRGTPDPALLPDLAAALREITAHDAADLAADYLGEAVLPELAAAVRADWPFRAERLAVFDGALDAIDRLLSTHVRLGDTVAVEDPCFPPFLDLLARLGARPVPVHLDESGPRPTELARAITESGATVFLLQPRAQNPTGVSLSAGRARELTDILRDTEVLVIEDDHSAGIATSALRSLGARIPQRTVHVRSYSKSHGADLRLAVAGGPADLLDPVVERRMLGAGWTSRLLQRVLLTMLGDENSVHSVTAARAEYRRRGAELRRALAKKGVALPRGDGINLWLPVADENAAMISLAAAGIKVAPGGPFEVGDQPVSDHLRLTVSPVADLDLDWLATELAAATVAAPTYRRVRRT from the coding sequence GTGACGATCGAACGCGCGAGCAGTACCGGCGCACTCCCCGACGGGGTGCCGCCGGCCGCGCTCATGTCGCTATCCGAGCTCGCCGCCGATCTGGACGATCGCACACCGGCCGGTATCGCCGCCGGAATCAGTCGCCGAATCCGTTCCGGCGCTTTGCCTCCCGGATCCCGGCTACCCACGGTGCGCGAGGTCGCCAAGGAACTGCGGGTCTCCCCCGCCACCGTCAACCAGGCTTGGCGAGCATTGGCGGCCACCGGAGCGATCATCGCGCGGGGGCGGGCGGGCACCTTCGTCGGCGAACCCGCCGCAACCGTGGCGAGTCGGCCGGCCGGGCGTTATCAGCGGCTGCATCCGCCGTCGGACAGCGCCTTCCGGGTCGACCTATCGCGCGGCACCCCGGACCCGGCGCTGCTGCCCGACCTCGCGGCCGCGTTGCGTGAGATCACCGCGCACGACGCCGCCGACCTCGCCGCCGACTATCTCGGCGAGGCCGTGCTACCCGAGCTGGCGGCGGCGGTGCGGGCCGACTGGCCGTTCCGAGCCGAACGCCTCGCCGTGTTCGACGGCGCGCTGGACGCCATCGATCGGCTGCTGTCCACCCATGTCCGCCTGGGTGACACCGTCGCCGTCGAAGATCCTTGCTTTCCACCGTTTCTCGACCTGCTGGCCCGGCTCGGTGCGCGGCCCGTCCCGGTCCATCTGGACGAATCCGGGCCCAGACCAACCGAACTCGCCCGGGCGATCACCGAATCGGGCGCGACCGTCTTCCTGCTGCAGCCGCGCGCCCAGAACCCCACCGGTGTCTCCCTGTCCGCCGGGCGCGCTCGCGAACTCACCGACATCCTGCGTGACACCGAGGTTCTCGTCATCGAGGACGACCACAGTGCGGGCATCGCGACGTCCGCGTTGCGCTCGCTGGGTGCCCGGATCCCGCAGCGGACCGTGCACGTCCGGTCCTACTCCAAATCCCACGGGGCCGATCTGCGCCTGGCCGTCGCCGGTGGGCCCGCCGACCTGCTCGATCCGGTCGTCGAACGCCGCATGCTCGGCGCCGGCTGGACCAGTCGCTTGTTGCAGCGGGTGCTGTTGACCATGCTCGGCGACGAAAACTCCGTGCACTCCGTCACCGCCGCTCGCGCCGAATACCGCAGGCGCGGTGCCGAACTCCGTCGCGCGCTGGCCAAGAAGGGCGTCGCGCTGCCCCGTGGTGACGGCATCAACCTCTGGCTGCCCGTCGCCGACGAGAACGCCGCCATGATCTCCCTCGCCGCCGCGGGGATCAAGGTCGCGCCCGGCGGTCCGTTCGAAGTCGGTGATCAGCCCGTCTCGGATCATCTGCGGCTCACCGTCTCCCCGGTGGCCGACCTCGATCTCGATTGGCTCGCAACAGAATTGGCGGCCGCCACGGTGGCGGCCCCGACCTATCGGCGGGTCCGCCGAACATGA
- a CDS encoding ABC transporter substrate-binding protein — protein sequence MTRPTRRLRACLALAVLAAAALTGCSTTESGSGTTADGLTKVRLQLQWFKQGQFAGYLAAVDQGFYKEQGLSVEILDGGTDIVPQTVLAQGQADYAVAWVPKALASREAGAGITEVAQVFQRSGTKQVAFKSDNIADPAALRGKTVGNWGYGNEFELFAGMTKAGIDPSRDVKLVQQQFDMNAFLAKDINAAQAMSYNEYAQLLETKNPATGKLYTADDFTTIDWNDQGVAMLQDAIWANTEKLADAKYQDQTVRFLAASLKGWAFCRDNVDKCRDITVAAGSTLGASHQQWQINEVNKLIWPSPAGIGMVDKAAWDRTVKIAKETRNAEGATVLTKDPDASAYTSEYVTKALQLLKDGGTDVTGTGFKPIQVTLTEGGK from the coding sequence ATGACCAGACCCACACGGAGATTGCGCGCCTGTCTGGCGCTGGCAGTGCTCGCCGCGGCGGCGCTGACCGGCTGCAGTACCACCGAGAGCGGCTCGGGCACCACCGCCGACGGCCTGACCAAGGTCCGCCTGCAGTTGCAGTGGTTCAAGCAGGGGCAGTTCGCGGGCTACCTGGCCGCGGTCGATCAGGGCTTCTACAAGGAGCAGGGCCTGTCCGTCGAAATCCTCGACGGCGGAACGGATATCGTCCCGCAGACCGTGCTCGCCCAGGGGCAGGCCGATTACGCGGTGGCGTGGGTGCCGAAGGCGCTGGCCTCCCGGGAAGCGGGCGCCGGTATCACCGAGGTGGCGCAGGTGTTCCAGCGCTCGGGCACCAAACAGGTCGCGTTCAAGTCCGACAACATCGCCGACCCGGCGGCGTTGCGGGGCAAGACCGTCGGAAACTGGGGCTACGGCAACGAATTCGAACTCTTCGCGGGCATGACCAAGGCGGGCATCGATCCGTCCCGCGACGTGAAACTGGTGCAGCAGCAGTTCGATATGAACGCCTTCCTCGCCAAGGACATCAACGCCGCCCAGGCCATGTCCTACAACGAGTACGCGCAGCTGCTGGAGACCAAGAACCCCGCCACCGGAAAGCTCTACACCGCGGACGATTTCACCACCATCGACTGGAACGACCAGGGGGTGGCGATGCTGCAGGACGCGATCTGGGCCAACACCGAGAAGCTCGCGGACGCGAAATATCAAGACCAGACCGTGCGCTTCCTGGCCGCCTCCCTGAAGGGCTGGGCCTTCTGCCGCGACAACGTCGACAAGTGCCGCGACATCACCGTCGCCGCGGGCAGCACCCTGGGCGCGAGCCATCAGCAGTGGCAGATCAACGAGGTGAACAAACTGATCTGGCCCTCGCCCGCCGGGATCGGCATGGTCGACAAGGCGGCCTGGGACCGAACGGTCAAGATCGCCAAGGAAACCCGCAACGCGGAGGGCGCGACGGTGCTGACGAAGGATCCGGACGCCAGCGCCTACACCAGCGAATACGTCACCAAGGCTTTGCAATTGCTCAAAGACGGCGGAACCGACGTCACCGGAACGGGTTTCAAGCCCATCCAGGTGACATTGACGGAAGGTGGGAAATGA
- a CDS encoding ABC transporter permease: MTSLKSILPPVLFGIGGLALWQILTVAAGVPSFLLPAPTAIAEQFGENFGRILEAATATGTNAVVGLLLGAVLGIVAAMVAVRFHIVDGLLSPLAAAAAAVPIVALAPLLNSMYSTTTDTPRRMVVTIVVFFPMFVSTVKGLRQVPQVHQDLMTSYAAGGWQVTRTVRLPAALPHLFTGLRIAAPGAVIAAIIAEYFGGLQNGLGSRIISAASNTAYPRAWAYVAGAMLVGLVFLAAVVLLELLTRKPRLVLRRSK, from the coding sequence ATGACATCGCTGAAATCGATACTTCCGCCGGTCCTTTTCGGCATCGGTGGGCTGGCACTCTGGCAGATCCTCACCGTCGCGGCGGGCGTCCCGTCTTTCCTGCTGCCCGCACCCACCGCCATCGCCGAGCAGTTCGGCGAGAACTTCGGCCGCATCCTCGAAGCCGCCACCGCCACCGGCACCAACGCCGTGGTCGGCCTGCTCCTCGGCGCGGTCCTCGGCATCGTCGCCGCGATGGTGGCGGTGCGGTTCCACATCGTCGACGGACTGCTCAGCCCGCTGGCCGCCGCTGCCGCCGCCGTCCCGATCGTCGCCCTCGCGCCCCTGCTGAATTCGATGTATTCGACCACCACCGACACTCCGCGCCGCATGGTCGTCACGATCGTGGTGTTCTTCCCGATGTTCGTCAGCACCGTCAAGGGTCTGCGCCAGGTGCCACAGGTGCATCAGGACCTGATGACCTCTTATGCCGCCGGCGGCTGGCAGGTCACTCGCACCGTCCGGCTGCCCGCCGCGCTCCCGCACCTGTTCACCGGCCTGCGCATCGCCGCACCGGGGGCGGTGATCGCCGCGATCATCGCCGAATACTTCGGCGGCCTGCAGAACGGCCTCGGCTCCCGCATCATCTCCGCCGCCTCGAACACCGCCTATCCCCGCGCCTGGGCCTACGTCGCCGGCGCCATGCTCGTCGGCCTGGTCTTCCTTGCCGCCGTCGTCCTACTGGAACTACTCACTCGCAAGCCCCGGCTCGTCCTCAGGAGATCGAAATGA
- the hydA gene encoding dihydropyrimidinase translates to MMTTFIHGGTVVSATGSQLLDVLIDGETIVAVLQPGSTALGADLRASADTVIDATGKYVIPGGVDGHTHMQLPFGGTEASDTFETGTRAAAWGGTTTIVDFAVQKPGERVQDTLGLWHQKAAGNCAVDYGFHQIIGEVNDESRKGMSELVSEGVTSFKLFMAYPGVFYSDDGQILRAMQSAGELGALMMMHAENGIAIDVLVEQALARGDTAPYFHGTSRPWQMEEEATHRAIMLAQLTNAPLYVVHVSAKQALEQIATARGNGQNVFGETCPQYLYLSLEEQLGAPGFEGAKWVCSTPLRSRAEGHQDELWRYIRTGDVSTVSTDHCPFCMKDQKELGRNDFSKIPNGIGGVEHRMDLMFQAVKNGWISLERWVEVCCTTPARMFGMYPRKGVISPGADADVVIYDPNGHTSIGYDKTHHMNMDHSAWEGFEIDGHVDTVLSRGRVIVDNGQYLGSAGHGRYIKRELSQNLI, encoded by the coding sequence GTGATGACTACTTTTATTCATGGCGGCACCGTTGTCTCCGCCACCGGTTCCCAATTGCTCGATGTACTGATCGACGGCGAGACGATTGTCGCTGTCCTGCAACCGGGTTCGACCGCGCTCGGCGCGGATCTGCGCGCATCCGCGGACACGGTCATCGATGCCACCGGCAAGTACGTGATTCCCGGTGGGGTGGACGGGCATACGCATATGCAGCTGCCGTTCGGCGGCACCGAAGCTTCGGACACCTTCGAGACCGGTACTCGCGCCGCGGCCTGGGGCGGCACCACCACGATCGTCGACTTCGCGGTGCAGAAACCCGGTGAGCGCGTGCAGGACACGCTGGGTCTCTGGCATCAGAAGGCGGCCGGGAACTGCGCCGTCGACTACGGCTTCCACCAGATCATCGGTGAGGTCAACGACGAATCCCGCAAGGGTATGAGCGAATTGGTGTCCGAAGGCGTCACCAGTTTCAAACTGTTCATGGCCTATCCGGGTGTCTTCTACTCCGACGACGGGCAGATCTTGCGGGCCATGCAGTCCGCCGGTGAGCTCGGTGCCCTGATGATGATGCACGCCGAGAACGGCATCGCCATCGACGTGCTCGTCGAGCAGGCCCTCGCCCGTGGCGACACGGCACCCTACTTCCACGGCACCTCGCGGCCGTGGCAGATGGAGGAGGAGGCCACCCATCGCGCGATCATGCTGGCGCAGTTGACGAACGCGCCGCTCTACGTGGTGCACGTCTCGGCGAAGCAGGCGCTCGAACAGATCGCCACCGCGCGGGGCAACGGGCAGAACGTCTTCGGGGAAACCTGCCCGCAGTATCTGTACCTGTCGCTCGAAGAGCAGTTGGGCGCACCGGGTTTCGAGGGCGCCAAGTGGGTGTGCTCGACACCGCTGCGGTCCCGCGCCGAGGGGCATCAGGACGAACTGTGGCGCTACATCCGCACCGGTGACGTCTCCACGGTCAGCACCGACCACTGCCCGTTCTGCATGAAGGATCAGAAAGAGCTGGGGCGCAACGACTTCAGCAAGATCCCGAACGGTATCGGCGGCGTCGAGCATCGGATGGATCTGATGTTCCAGGCGGTCAAGAACGGCTGGATCTCGCTGGAACGCTGGGTCGAGGTCTGCTGCACCACGCCGGCCCGCATGTTCGGGATGTACCCGCGCAAGGGCGTGATCTCGCCGGGCGCCGACGCCGACGTGGTGATCTACGACCCCAACGGGCACACCAGCATCGGCTACGACAAGACCCACCACATGAACATGGACCATTCGGCCTGGGAGGGCTTCGAAATCGACGGCCACGTCGACACCGTGCTCTCGCGCGGCCGGGTGATCGTGGACAACGGGCAGTACCTGGGCAGCGCGGGCCACGGCCGCTACATCAAACGCGAACTCTCGCAGAACCTCATCTAG
- a CDS encoding ABC transporter ATP-binding protein, with protein MIAKQRPAQDTELSRPAATVEGEEAVLPTAGRDAAPAAANPVAATQVEASQAAADTVAANQTETSQAAADTVAANQAETNQVEADQAAAETVAVEPGAADSADTNPVAASKVAADAVAAVVLGGVGKLFSAGSVTALSEVSLTVGAGEFVSLIGPSGCGKSTLLRIIADLEQPSSGTVAVHGKTARQARIDQDYGIAFQQAGLLDWRTVQANVELPLELRKVPKAERRRRSAELLEMAGLTDFATRYPPELSGGMQQRVAIARALARKPSLLLMDEPFGALDEMTRERMQAELLRITGETSAAVVFVTHSIPEAVFLSDRVVVMSPRPGRITDIVETGGWGRAGAEDADEVRSSAPFFEAVAAVRQALHGGHADLPGRDLR; from the coding sequence TTGATCGCCAAGCAACGCCCGGCACAGGACACCGAACTATCCCGTCCCGCAGCCACCGTCGAGGGCGAGGAGGCCGTTCTGCCGACAGCGGGCCGAGACGCTGCCCCGGCGGCCGCCAACCCGGTAGCCGCTACCCAAGTTGAAGCCAGCCAGGCGGCAGCTGACACGGTGGCCGCCAACCAGACAGAGACCAGCCAGGCGGCAGCTGACACGGTGGCCGCCAACCAGGCAGAGACCAACCAGGTGGAGGCCGACCAGGCGGCAGCTGAAACGGTCGCCGTCGAGCCGGGGGCAGCTGACTCGGCGGATACCAACCCAGTGGCGGCCAGTAAGGTCGCGGCCGACGCGGTCGCGGCGGTCGTGCTGGGCGGAGTCGGGAAGCTCTTCTCGGCTGGTTCGGTGACCGCGCTGTCGGAGGTCTCGCTCACGGTCGGTGCGGGCGAGTTCGTCTCGCTGATCGGTCCTTCCGGCTGCGGTAAGTCCACGCTGCTGCGGATCATTGCCGATCTGGAGCAGCCCTCGAGCGGCACCGTGGCCGTGCACGGCAAGACCGCGCGGCAGGCGCGAATCGATCAGGATTACGGCATCGCCTTCCAGCAGGCCGGGCTGCTGGATTGGCGCACCGTACAGGCGAATGTGGAACTCCCGCTGGAGTTGCGCAAGGTTCCGAAGGCTGAAAGACGCAGGCGCAGTGCGGAACTCCTGGAGATGGCCGGGCTGACCGACTTCGCCACGCGCTATCCGCCCGAGCTGTCTGGAGGTATGCAGCAACGCGTCGCGATCGCGCGGGCGTTGGCACGCAAACCCTCCTTGCTGCTCATGGACGAACCGTTCGGCGCGCTCGACGAGATGACCCGGGAACGCATGCAGGCCGAACTGCTCCGTATCACCGGGGAGACCAGTGCCGCAGTGGTATTCGTGACGCACTCGATTCCGGAGGCGGTGTTCCTCTCGGATCGGGTGGTGGTGATGTCACCACGCCCCGGCCGCATCACCGACATCGTCGAGACCGGCGGCTGGGGCCGCGCGGGGGCAGAGGACGCCGACGAAGTGCGCTCCAGCGCACCGTTCTTCGAGGCCGTGGCCGCCGTCCGCCAGGCCCTGCACGGTGGTCACGCCGACCTGCCCGGCCGGGACCTCCGATGA
- a CDS encoding nitroreductase/quinone reductase family protein — MSEHKPAENPFGTPTTSGPEPLLKRQQLVNSIVRTMLRVPGLSRLVGKRLLVLHVVGRKSGKVFDVPVAYTRHNGTILIGTALRPWVKNLRPGTPVTASLGGKPREFDPRVHTGELDVMRLYEVIAKDNPTNAKFNGIGFAEDGSPVKADIYQTWRLGGVVIELTPN, encoded by the coding sequence ATGAGCGAGCACAAACCCGCCGAAAACCCGTTCGGCACACCGACAACCAGCGGACCCGAGCCGCTGCTGAAGCGGCAGCAACTGGTCAACTCCATCGTCCGCACCATGCTGCGCGTCCCCGGCCTATCCCGGCTGGTCGGCAAGCGCCTGCTGGTCCTGCACGTGGTGGGGCGCAAATCCGGCAAGGTGTTCGACGTTCCGGTCGCCTACACCCGGCATAACGGCACCATCCTGATCGGCACCGCCCTGCGGCCCTGGGTCAAGAACCTGCGCCCCGGCACGCCGGTGACCGCCTCACTGGGCGGCAAGCCGCGCGAGTTCGATCCGCGCGTGCACACCGGCGAACTGGACGTCATGCGGCTCTACGAGGTCATCGCCAAGGACAATCCCACCAACGCCAAGTTCAACGGCATCGGGTTCGCCGAGGACGGCTCCCCGGTGAAGGCCGATATCTATCAGACCTGGAGGCTGGGCGGCGTCGTCATCGAGCTGACCCCGAACTGA
- a CDS encoding ABC transporter permease: MKAKSWKLGRVGYPVGALLLVIALWELVKLLVPVQGVSFGGQRVLPRTSDAAMPHVWRVFTVMGDADGKRTVGETLLRTAGFTFVLALTALLIGTVVGVGLAVLMQRFAFVERGLLPYIVVSQTVPLIALAPLVAGWGGKIVIAGEPWRPWMSIAVIASYLAFFPVAVGMLRGLQAPSKASVELLHSYSASWWDTLVHLRFPAAVPHFLPALRLAAAASVIGAVVAEISTGTAGGIGRQIIVFSQQATGDSSRLYAAVLAAALLGIAVTGVVALAEFALRRYSRPAGVGSSSGGTR; the protein is encoded by the coding sequence ATGAAAGCGAAATCGTGGAAATTGGGGCGTGTCGGCTATCCCGTCGGGGCTCTGCTGCTGGTCATCGCACTGTGGGAGCTGGTGAAGCTGCTGGTTCCGGTACAGGGCGTCAGCTTCGGCGGCCAGCGAGTCCTGCCGCGCACCAGCGACGCTGCGATGCCGCACGTATGGCGGGTGTTCACTGTTATGGGCGACGCCGACGGGAAACGGACTGTCGGTGAAACCCTGCTCAGGACAGCGGGATTCACCTTCGTCCTTGCTCTTACTGCCTTGCTGATCGGGACGGTTGTCGGGGTGGGGCTGGCGGTGCTGATGCAGCGGTTCGCCTTCGTCGAGCGGGGGCTGTTGCCGTACATCGTTGTCTCGCAGACGGTTCCACTGATCGCACTGGCGCCCCTTGTCGCGGGCTGGGGCGGCAAGATCGTGATCGCGGGGGAGCCGTGGCGGCCGTGGATGAGTATCGCGGTGATCGCCTCCTATCTGGCGTTCTTCCCGGTCGCGGTCGGGATGTTGCGCGGGCTGCAAGCGCCGTCCAAGGCGTCGGTGGAGTTGCTGCACAGCTACTCGGCGAGCTGGTGGGATACGTTGGTGCACTTGCGGTTTCCCGCCGCCGTTCCGCATTTTCTGCCCGCGCTGCGGCTGGCCGCTGCCGCGTCGGTGATCGGCGCGGTGGTCGCCGAGATCTCCACCGGCACCGCCGGTGGGATCGGCCGCCAAATCATTGTCTTCTCCCAGCAGGCCACCGGTGATTCGTCCCGGCTGTACGCGGCGGTGCTCGCCGCGGCGCTGCTGGGTATCGCGGTCACCGGCGTGGTCGCGCTCGCCGAATTCGCGCTACGCCGCTACAGCCGTCCCGCCGGGGTCGGCAGTTCGTCAGGAGGTACTCGTTGA